In a single window of the Candidatus Poribacteria bacterium genome:
- the iolC gene encoding 5-dehydro-2-deoxygluconokinase, whose protein sequence is METYDILTIGRSSLDLYANDIGAAFPDIKSFGAFVGGCPTNISVGVQRLGLQAALLTAIGEDPVGEFLLKFLKDEGVEIQFIPHKPGHRTSAVVLGIEPPDRFPLIYYRDNCADIELTIDDVLAAPIAESRAVLISGTGLSKEPSRSATLYAAEHAQALGKHVFLDLDFRADQWHDPRAFGVVMRSALRYIDIAIGTEEEIKAATLTSLSQLTIEHSQISNPTIEGDMAFAIETLLSAGPDALIVKRGIEGADVHLATGEIVHAEPFPVEVYNTLGAGDAFASGFIYGHLSGWGWRKSARLGNATGAIVVTRHGCANFMPTMPEVDEFVAERGGW, encoded by the coding sequence ATGGAAACTTACGATATTCTCACAATCGGACGAAGTTCTTTAGACCTCTACGCGAACGATATCGGTGCCGCGTTTCCAGATATTAAAAGTTTTGGTGCCTTTGTTGGCGGATGTCCTACGAATATCAGCGTTGGTGTCCAGCGACTTGGGCTTCAAGCTGCACTCCTTACTGCCATCGGTGAGGATCCCGTTGGAGAGTTCCTACTCAAATTTTTGAAAGATGAAGGCGTTGAAATCCAGTTTATTCCGCACAAACCGGGGCACCGAACAAGTGCTGTCGTCCTCGGTATTGAACCGCCAGATCGGTTCCCGCTCATCTATTACCGCGATAACTGTGCAGATATTGAACTCACTATTGACGATGTTCTCGCCGCGCCGATCGCTGAAAGTCGAGCAGTCCTAATATCTGGGACCGGTTTGAGTAAGGAACCGAGTCGCAGCGCAACACTCTACGCCGCTGAACACGCACAAGCACTCGGCAAACACGTCTTTTTGGATCTTGATTTTCGGGCGGATCAGTGGCACGATCCAAGGGCATTTGGCGTTGTCATGCGATCAGCGTTACGTTATATTGATATTGCCATCGGAACGGAAGAAGAGATCAAAGCGGCAACGCTTACGAGTCTTTCACAACTCACAATTGAACACTCTCAAATCTCAAATCCTACGATTGAAGGGGATATGGCATTTGCTATTGAGACGCTTTTAAGTGCGGGTCCAGATGCGCTGATAGTAAAACGTGGGATTGAAGGGGCGGATGTTCATTTGGCGACCGGAGAAATCGTTCACGCTGAACCCTTTCCTGTCGAAGTTTACAATACGCTGGGTGCTGGTGATGCTTTTGCGAGCGGTTTTATTTATGGTCATCTCAGTGGTTGGGGTTGGCGGAAATCTGCCCGGCTCGGCAACGCCACGGGTGCGATTGTCGTAACACGGCACGGCTGTGCGAACTTTATGCCGACAATGCCCGAAGTTGATGAATTTGTCGCAGAACGCGGCGGATGGTAA
- the rlmB gene encoding 23S rRNA (guanosine(2251)-2'-O)-methyltransferase RlmB yields MSEYIVGRNPVIEHLKRGTQAVEKIWIAKGNTHSRIQHIVTMAEEAGVPIKHCPRRELDRLEPSVPHQGVIALVSPARYDDLSSILAKIERSEHNALLIILDNIQDPRNLGAILRTAEAVNADAVIIPKNRAVGITAAVHKASAGASTYMPIVKVTNIAHTIDTLKSEGIWVAGAAENASCLYTDTDFKVPLCLVFGSEGKGLRRLVKQKCDYLVHLPMLGKIDSLNVSVAAGVLLYEVIRQRDVK; encoded by the coding sequence ATGTCCGAATACATTGTTGGTAGAAATCCAGTTATAGAACATCTAAAGCGTGGGACGCAAGCCGTGGAAAAGATCTGGATTGCCAAGGGGAATACCCACTCGCGCATCCAACATATCGTTACAATGGCAGAAGAAGCGGGGGTCCCTATAAAACACTGCCCACGCCGCGAACTGGATAGGCTTGAGCCATCTGTGCCACACCAAGGCGTTATCGCCTTGGTGAGTCCGGCGCGTTACGACGATCTGTCATCAATACTCGCGAAAATAGAACGCAGTGAACACAACGCGCTGTTAATTATATTAGATAACATTCAAGACCCAAGAAACCTTGGAGCGATTCTCCGCACTGCTGAGGCTGTGAATGCCGATGCCGTTATCATTCCCAAAAATCGTGCTGTCGGCATCACAGCAGCTGTGCACAAAGCATCAGCGGGGGCGTCTACGTATATGCCCATCGTCAAAGTGACAAACATAGCGCATACCATAGACACCCTTAAAAGCGAGGGAATATGGGTCGCCGGTGCCGCCGAGAATGCATCTTGTCTATATACGGATACTGACTTTAAAGTGCCATTGTGTCTCGTCTTCGGAAGTGAAGGTAAGGGACTCCGACGACTTGTCAAACAGAAATGTGATTATCTGGTTCACCTGCCAATGTTAGGCAAAATTGATTCGCTGAACGTTTCAGTTGCAGCAGGTGTGCTGTTATATGAAGTAATTCGGCAACGCGATGTGAAATGA
- a CDS encoding STAS domain-containing protein has protein sequence MATTIRQKDGVAILEPSGKIMGASVSELREAITSQIDASDEPRILINFDRVNMMDSSGLGTLMGAHVAATRKKGRIGVINVGTNIKNLIVRSRLVSIFEHFDTEDAAVSALSSES, from the coding sequence ATGGCAACCACGATTCGCCAGAAAGATGGTGTTGCAATCTTAGAACCGAGTGGAAAAATAATGGGAGCCTCAGTATCGGAATTACGAGAGGCAATTACCTCACAGATCGATGCCTCCGATGAGCCACGCATTCTCATTAATTTCGATCGAGTCAACATGATGGATAGTTCGGGTCTCGGCACGCTGATGGGGGCACATGTAGCCGCAACGCGAAAGAAAGGGCGTATCGGTGTCATCAACGTCGGAACAAACATTAAAAATCTGATTGTCCGCAGTCGGCTTGTCAGTATCTTTGAGCATTTTGATACCGAGGACGCTGCAGTTTCGGCGCTGTCAAGCGAGAGTTAA
- a CDS encoding JAB domain-containing protein, whose product MYDPDRIRIKDLPEDERPRERLRKHGPEALRDSDLLAIILKSGFQGTTAIQLGEQILMAFEGDLKRMADHRSKQFEKIKGVGEAKAAQIVAALELGKRLARFHAERDKITSPADVADLMMSRMRYLQKEIVCVLCLDTKGGVTTKGITGDLSEDLDWGKRLLSEGTVFEGTLNASVFHPREIFRFAIEESANSIILVHNHPSGDPQPSQEDIRATKQLIEAGNQIGIKVLDHIIIGDGIFVSLKEENFI is encoded by the coding sequence ATGTACGACCCAGACCGTATACGAATTAAGGACCTTCCCGAAGATGAACGTCCCCGTGAAAGACTTCGGAAACATGGGCCGGAGGCATTGAGGGACTCTGACCTCTTGGCTATCATTCTTAAAAGTGGTTTCCAAGGAACGACCGCTATCCAACTCGGTGAACAGATTCTCATGGCATTTGAAGGTGATTTGAAGCGGATGGCGGATCACAGGTCCAAACAATTTGAGAAAATTAAAGGTGTTGGTGAAGCGAAAGCTGCACAGATTGTCGCGGCACTTGAACTCGGCAAACGATTAGCACGTTTCCACGCCGAGCGCGATAAAATTACATCTCCAGCGGATGTCGCAGATCTGATGATGTCCAGAATGCGGTACCTACAGAAAGAAATTGTTTGCGTCCTTTGCCTTGACACCAAGGGTGGTGTGACAACCAAAGGCATCACGGGTGATCTGAGTGAGGATTTGGATTGGGGCAAAAGATTATTGTCAGAAGGAACCGTCTTTGAAGGCACGCTCAACGCCAGTGTTTTTCACCCACGCGAAATTTTTCGGTTCGCTATCGAGGAGTCAGCGAATTCAATTATCCTTGTTCACAATCATCCATCTGGAGATCCTCAGCCGAGCCAAGAGGACATTCGGGCAACAAAACAGTTGATTGAGGCTGGAAATCAGATTGGAATAAAAGTGTTGGATCACATTATTATCGGCGACGGGATTTTTGTTAGTCTGAAGGAAGAAAACTTCATTTGA
- the iolD gene encoding 3D-(3,5/4)-trihydroxycyclohexane-1,2-dione acylhydrolase (decyclizing) — protein sequence MKTQKLTMGQAIVQFLRQQYVERDGNETQFFAGMFGIFGHGNVAGIGQALHQYSDAFRFYQTRNEQSMVHTAAAFTKMNNRLRTFACTTSIGPGATNMITGAAGATINRLPVLLLPGDIFSTRLVAPVLQQLESSSSQDYSVNDCFKPISRYWDRINRPEQIITALPEAMRVLTSQADTGTVTLALPQDVQAEAYDYPAQLFEKRVYTISRPRADVSLLNRATAWIRESKSPLIIAGGGVIYSEATAHLAQFAEQTGIPVGETFAGKGSLPYNHPQNLGAIGATGTPGANITAREADLVIAIGTRLSDFTTASKTAFQNPNVRFININVAEFDAFKHAALPLVADARVTLKELATAVGNYHVNAAYATQIKNYRDEWEEEVDRLYHLGHGPLPSQSEVIGVVNEFSRPEDVMVCAAGSLPGDLHKLWRTRNPKQYHLEYGYSCMGYEIAGGLGIKMADPNRDVYVMVGDGSYLMLAQEIITSIQEGFKLIIVLVNNEGHSSIGGLSRATGAQGFATRFRYRDEKTGELEGDFLPVDLAANAASLGAKVIEATTLQSLKAALHEAREAEHTTVVKIDVDYYQGVPRYESWWDVPIAQVSEVDTAQEAYEEYELDKRKERYFL from the coding sequence ATGAAAACACAAAAACTCACGATGGGACAAGCCATCGTTCAATTTCTCCGACAACAATATGTCGAACGGGATGGAAACGAAACCCAATTTTTTGCCGGTATGTTCGGAATCTTCGGGCATGGAAACGTTGCTGGTATCGGTCAAGCGTTGCATCAGTATTCCGATGCCTTCCGTTTCTACCAGACTCGTAACGAACAATCAATGGTACACACCGCCGCTGCGTTTACCAAAATGAACAATCGCCTGCGAACCTTTGCCTGCACGACATCCATCGGACCGGGGGCAACAAATATGATCACAGGGGCTGCGGGTGCAACAATTAACCGACTGCCGGTGCTCTTACTACCGGGAGACATTTTTTCCACACGCTTAGTCGCCCCAGTTTTACAGCAGCTGGAGTCTTCCAGTTCACAGGATTATTCAGTGAACGATTGTTTCAAGCCGATTTCACGGTATTGGGATCGGATTAATCGTCCAGAACAGATAATTACTGCCTTGCCAGAGGCGATGCGAGTCCTAACATCGCAGGCTGATACCGGGACAGTAACCTTAGCACTTCCGCAAGACGTTCAAGCTGAGGCGTATGATTATCCAGCACAACTTTTTGAAAAACGCGTTTATACCATATCTCGCCCGCGTGCTGATGTCAGCCTACTGAATCGCGCGACGGCGTGGATTCGTGAGAGTAAATCTCCGTTGATTATCGCCGGTGGTGGTGTTATCTACAGTGAAGCCACAGCACACCTCGCACAATTCGCAGAACAAACGGGTATTCCTGTCGGTGAAACCTTCGCTGGAAAGGGTTCACTGCCCTACAATCATCCGCAGAATCTTGGAGCGATCGGCGCGACGGGGACGCCAGGGGCGAATATCACTGCCCGAGAAGCAGATTTGGTGATTGCAATCGGCACGCGCTTGAGTGATTTCACGACTGCTTCCAAGACTGCTTTCCAAAACCCCAACGTCCGTTTCATCAACATTAATGTTGCGGAATTCGATGCCTTTAAACATGCCGCCTTACCGCTCGTCGCAGACGCACGCGTCACACTCAAAGAACTTGCTACCGCTGTCGGGAATTATCACGTTAATGCCGCCTATGCCACACAAATCAAGAACTATCGCGACGAATGGGAGGAGGAAGTGGATCGGCTTTACCACCTTGGTCACGGTCCTTTACCGAGTCAAAGCGAGGTCATCGGTGTAGTTAACGAATTTTCACGTCCTGAAGATGTAATGGTGTGCGCGGCGGGGAGCCTTCCGGGAGATTTACACAAGTTATGGCGAACCCGTAATCCGAAACAGTACCACTTAGAATACGGATACTCGTGTATGGGCTATGAAATCGCTGGTGGGTTAGGCATCAAAATGGCGGACCCAAATCGCGATGTCTATGTTATGGTCGGTGATGGTTCATACTTAATGCTGGCACAAGAGATCATTACATCAATTCAGGAAGGTTTTAAACTCATTATTGTGCTTGTGAACAACGAGGGACATAGCAGTATCGGGGGATTGTCTCGGGCAACCGGCGCGCAAGGTTTCGCCACCCGTTTCCGCTACCGGGACGAAAAAACGGGTGAACTTGAAGGCGACTTTTTACCGGTGGATCTCGCCGCGAATGCCGCCAGTCTTGGTGCCAAGGTCATTGAAGCAACAACCTTGCAAAGCCTAAAAGCCGCCCTACATGAGGCACGAGAAGCTGAGCACACAACCGTTGTGAAAATTGATGTGGATTACTACCAAGGGGTTCCGCGCTACGAATCTTGGTGGGATGTTCCGATCGCACAAGTCTCCGAAGTCGACACGGCGCAAGAGGCGTATGAAGAATACGAATTGGATAAGCGAAAGGAACGCTACTTCCTTTAG